The Cellulosimicrobium cellulans genome contains the following window.
TCCTGCTGGAGAAGGCCGTCGACGGGGACGCCGCCGGCTTCGCGCCGTCGATGCCGGAGATCCCGCCGCTGCCCGACCTGCCGGACGAGCCGCCGACACCGGAGGAGCTCGCCGCCCTCATCGCGCAGCTCGAGGAGTTCTACGCGCAGTTCCCGCTCGAGGGCATCCCGTACCGGGCGTCGATCTCCTGCACGTTCCAGGGCGCGGAGATCGAGGTCCCGGGTGGCCCCGAGCGGCCGTTCGGGCCGGGCCTGCCCGGCGTGTACTTCGGCCTCCCGGTCGGCGCGGTGTGCACGGTCACGGAGACGGAGACCGGCGGCGCCACCGAGGTGACGGTCGAGCCGAACCCCGTGCAGGTGGAGGAGCGTGTGCTCCCCGCGCCTGCGCAGGTGGTGACCGTGACCAACACCTACGACGCCGGCGCGATCGAGGTCGCCAAGGTCGTGGACGGCGACGGTGGCGAGGCGTTCGGCGCCGGACCCTTCACGGTGACCGCGGAGTGCACGTTCCTGGGCGAGCCGATCGACGTCCCGGGCGGAGCCGAGCGCACGATCACCGGGGGCGAGGTCGCCGTGTTCGACGGCCTGCCGATCGGGGCGGAGTGCGTCGTCACGGAGACCGCGACGGGAGGCGCGTCCTCGACGACGGTGTCCGCGTCCGTGGAGGGCGGCGAGCCGGGGGCCGCCACCGTCGGCGCCGACCCGGCTCAGGTGACGGTCACGAACACGTTCGACGCCGGTCGGGTCGTCGTGACGAAGCAGCTCGCCGGCCCCGGGGCGTCCCAGCACCGCGACGACGAGTTCGTGGTCACGCTCGCGTGCACGTGGGACGTCGACGGCGTCGAGACCGACGTCGTGATCCCGGGCGGCGCGGAGCGGACGCTCTCGGCAGCCGACGACTGGACGGCGGTCTACGCGCTCGTGCCCCAGGGCGCGACGTGCGCGGTCAGCGAGACGGACGCCGGCGACGCCGAGGCCGTGACGCTCACCGTCGCGGGCGGTGCCGGCGTCACGGTCGACCCCGAGGACGGGACCCCCACATCGGAGGAGTTCACCGTGCCGACGGGTGACGCCGCCGAGGTCGACCTGAGCGTGACCAACGCGTTCCGCGCCACCGGCGGGGGCGGCCTCCCGCCGACCGGCGCGAGCGTCGGGGCCGCCGCGGTGCTCGCCGTCCTGCTCGTCGGGACGGGGGCCCTGATGGCCGACGCCCGCCGACGCGGGACACGGACCGCGGGCCGCGACTGACAGGCCGCGCGAGGGAGAACCGTCGTCGCGCGACCACGGTTCTCCCTCGCGCGGCAGGGCCGCGCCCAGCGGTTGCGGAACCTGACCAGGGGCGGGACCGTTACCGCATGATCCGCTTCCTGCTGAGCTTCGCGATCAACGTGGTCCTCGCTGCCGTGGGCCTCCTCGTGGCCTCCAGCCTGTTCGACGGCGTCACCGTGCACGCCTCGGGCTTCGTCGTCGCCGTGCTGATCTTCGCGGTGGCCCAGGCGATCCTCGCGCCGTTCGTGTTCAACGTGGCGCGCAAGTACGCGTCGGCGATCCTGGGCGGGATCGGCCTCGTGTCGACGTTCCTCGCCCTGTGGGTCGCGACGCTCATCGGGGACGGGCTGGAGATCTCGGGCGCGTCCACGTGGATCGGCGTCACGGTCGTCGTCTGGGTGATCGGTGCGCTGGGCGGCTGGTTCCTGGGGTGGCTCGTCCTCACCCGCTGGTGGGACCGCCGCCAGGAGCAGAAGCGGATCCGCGAGGCCACGGCCAAGGGCTGACGACGACGGCGCCGCCCGAGGGTGGGCGGCGCCGTCGTCCGTGCCGCTAGCGCAGGAGCGCGGCGACGCGCTCGACGCCGTCCGCGCCGCCCAGCGCGCCCTCGTTCACGACGAGGCGGGCGAGCTCGCGCAGCGGGACGTTGCGGTCGTTGGACGCGCGCCGGAGGCGCGCGAACGCCTCGTCCGGGTGCACGCCGTAGGCGAGCATCACGACCCCCTTGGCCTGCTCGATCGTCCCGCGGGTCTCCGCGGCGGCGGCGATGTCGTGCCGGGCGCGCTCCTGCGCGTGCGTGGTGACGGTCCGGGTGACGTCCACGAAGTAGCCGACCAGCTCGGCGACGGCGCCCGTCTCCCGGTCGCGGCGACCCTGACCCACGACGACGAGGAAGCGCTCCGCGCCGTGCGCGTCCATGATCCGGTGCACGCTCGAGAACGGCGCGCCGGTGCGCCGCGCCTCGTCGAGGATCTGCCGGACCCGTTCCCGGTCGTCGGGGTGCTTGTGGGCCAGGACGAGGGCGGTCGTCGGCACGACGTCGCCCGGCTCGAAGCCGTGCAGGCGGTACGTCTCGGGCGACCACCACCACACGCCCGTGCTCAGGTCCAGGCGGTACTGGCCGATCTGCTGGTGCGCGCCGCGCGCGAGGGCTTGCTCGATGGCATGGTCGTCCACGGACATGCTGGCCTCCGGGTCTCCGGTGGGTGAGGAGCCAGGTCCAGACTCGACCTCCCGAGCCTACCGCTCCGCGGACCCCCGCAGCGATGGCGAGTGCCGGGCGGGGTTCCTACGGTGAAGACGCGGCCGAGGTGCCGCGGGGGCGCCGGACGTGAAGCAGCCCGCTCCGGCGCGCCGTGCGGGAACGTACCGTGCGGTCCTTCGGGCGTGCGTCGCTGTCGTCGGCGCGGCGGGGATGCCCCGCTGACGACAGCGACGCTCCGCGACCTACCGTGCGAGCAGCCGGACCGGCGTGGTCGGAAGAGGGTCGAAGAAGCCGAGGAACCGGCGCACGACCGCGGCGTCCGTGACGCCGGTCGCCCGGGCGAGGACACGTCGTCGGCGGCCGTGATGGACGTCCGGTGGCGTGCCGTCGTGTCGCCAGGGTCGGAACGGACGAGGTGGGTCAGCAGCTCGGCGGTCCAGCCGTCGTCCTCCGCCTCGTGCGCGACCCGTGCCTTGTCGAGGACGGCGTCGCGGCCGCCGCCATCTGCCGCTTGCGCGCCGTCCCGCGGCGGTAGACGAGCACCGTCGCCCACAGGAGGACGGCGCCGAGCACCAGCCGCACGGCCGGCACCCACAGGGGCGGGGCGTGCCGCTCGTGGACCTCGAGCGCCCTGAGGACGAGAAAGCTCAGCGCCAGCACGAGGGCGAGCCCGACGACCCAGCCGACGAGGAACAGGACGCCGTTCGCCTCCGCGCGGCGGGACAGGAGCACGGCGACGAGCGCCATGATCGCCAGGGGGCTCACGACGATGCCGAGCCCCAGCGGCAGGAGGTCGAGGACGAGCGCGCCCACGGCGTCCTACCGGGCACCCTCGTCCGGGGCCTGCTGCGCCCACCGCTCGGCGGCGGCCACCGCGTCGTCCAGCCCGCCCATCGGGACCCGTGCCACCGGGGTCGGTGGGTGTCGGCGTCGGGTACGGTCAGCGCTCCGCGGGCCCGGCCGGGGTGGGCACGGGACCGAGCGCGGCGAACTCGGGCCTGCCCGCAGGGACGGTGACGCGCAGCGGGGGCATCGAGCGGACGACGAGCCACAGCGGGACGACGGCCACGCACAGCACGGGGAGCAGGTGGACGTCACCGACGGTCACGGCCGCCATGAACAGCGCGAGCCAGCCGTCGCGGGCGACCACCAGGACCGCTCCCAGCACGCCCGCGGACACGGCGATCGCGGGGGGCACCGCGGGGACGAGCGCGGCGGCGGAGAGCCCCAGGGCCACGCCGACGAAGACCGCCGGGAAGATGCGGCCCCCGCGGAAGCCCGCGCCCGCCGCGACGACGAGCGCAGCGAGCTTCACGACGGCCATGAGGAGGATCGCGGACCAGGCGAGGGTGTCGGCCTGGTCGGCGAGCTCCTTCATCTCCTCGAGGCCCTTGAAGAGGGTGAGGGGCCCGCCCAGGACACCCAGCAGGCCCAGCACGAGCCCGCCGAGCCCCAGCGCGAGCACCGGGCTGCGGAAGCGGTGGAAGAGGGTGTGCACGGGGGTGAACGCGAGCACGGCGAGGAGCGTGACCAGGGCCGCGACGACGGCGATCACCGCCATGCTCGCGACGTCGCCCAGCGCCGGGCCGGTGTAGTCGGGGAGGTCGACCGCGAAGGTCGGGGCGCCGACCGCCGTCATGGTGACGGCGCCCGCCCCGGCGGCACCCAGGGGGGCGAACAGGCGGTCGAACAGGGGGCCGCTCCGGTCGCCGCGCTCGGCGAAGCTCTCGGTGAGCACGAGCGCGGCGGCGACGGGCGTCGCGAACATCGCGCCGATGGTGCCTGCCATCGCGAGCGCGACCGCCCCCGTGACGGGGACGCCGAACCGCGGTCGGCACAGGAACCACGCGGCGAGCGCGACGTTGATCGCGATGATCGGGTTCTCGGGCCCGAGGCTCACCCCTCCGGCGAGGCCCAGGACGAGCGCGACCGCGAGTCCCGGCAGGGCCCGGAGCGGGAGCGGGGCGGAGACGAGCTCCGTGGTGGCCGGGTCGACACCGGCGTGCCCCGGCGCCCAGCGGACGGTGGCGCCCACGAGCACGCCGGTGAGGGTGAGCACGAGCACCGTCCACCACGTGCGTGTCGTCGCCACTCCCCAGGCCTGCGGCAGCCGGTCCCACACCAGGTGCTGGATCCAGGTGGCGAGCTCCGACAGCGCGAGGAGCGTGAGCGCGCTGACGACACCGACGACGAGGGCCGGGACCACGGACCGCAGGAGGCGCCTCGTCGTGAGGGCGGTAGCCGGCGCGTCGGACACAGGGGAAGGGAACCACGGGCGGGACGGGGCTGCATCCGGAGGCCCGGTGCCCGCGGGGCCGTGGGTCGGGACCGCGGAGACTCGACGCGCGCAACCCTGTGCCCAGGGTTACGTTCGACGCGTCCCGGGGCGCAGCGCCGCGCGCCCGCCGAACGCACGAACCGGAACGAGAGGTCTGACGTGGCAACGCTCACCGTGTGGAAGTTCGACACCCCCGAGGGCGCGCAGCGCGCCGAGGACGCGCTGCTCGCGCTCCAGAAGCAGGAGCTCATCCAGGTCCAGGACGCGGCGATCGTGTCCTGGGAGGAGGGCAAGAAGAAGCCGAAGACGCGGCAGGGCAACAGCACGACGGCGGTCGGGGCGCTCGGCGGCACGTTCTGGGGCCTGCTGTTCGGCCTCCTCTTCTTCGTCCCGCTGCTCGGGGCGGCCATCGGCGCGGCCTCCGGGGCGATCGCGGGTGCGCTGACCGACGTCGGCATCGACGACGACTTCATCGACTCCGTGCGCAGCAAGGTCACGCCGGGCACGTCGGCGCTGTTCGTGCTGACGTCGGGCGCCGTGATCGACCGCGTGCACGAGGCGCTGCAGGCCGAGGGCGTCCACGGCGAGCTCATCCAGACGAACCTCTCCGCGGACGAGGAGGCCAAGCTCCGGGCGGCCTTCGACGAGAACGCCTGAGCGGTCCACCCGGGTGAGGTGCTCGACGGCGGCACGCACCGCCGTCGGGCACCTCACCCGGGTGGACGCCACGGCACCGGCGCCGTAGCCCGCGCAGTCCTCGTCGTCCCGCCCCGGGACCGGACCACGAAGGAGGCCGCCCATGGGCGCGGCGATCGGTCAGTCCCTCCCCGTCGCGGTGGGCGTGCTCATCAGCCCCCTGCCGATCGTGGCGGTCGTGCTCATGCTCGTGAGCGGGCGGGCGAAGGCGAACGCCTTCGCGTTCCTCGCCGGGTGGTTCGTCGCGGTCGGCGCGGTGACGCTGCTCGTCGCGACGCTCGCCGGGGCCGCCACGCCAGACGACGAGGGCCCGCCGCTGTGGGCCGCGATCCTCAAGATCGTCCTGGGCGTCCTGCTGCTCCTCCTCGCGGTGAAGCAGTGGCGCGGCCGTCCTCGGGCCGGGGTCGAGCCGCCGGCGCCGAAGTGGATGTCGGCGATCGACGCGTTCACGCCCGTGAAGGCCGCCGGCCTCGCCGTCCTGCTCGGCGCGGTCAACCCGAAGAACCTGCTGCTCGTCGTCTCCGGCGGTGCGGCGATCGCGTCGGCCGCCCCCGCGGACACGAACGCCCAGGTGGTCGCGTCCGTCGTGTTCGCGCTCGTCGCGAGCCTCGGCGTCGCGACCCCGGTCTTCATCTACCTGTTCATGGGGTCCCGCGCCGCCACGATGCTCGACGACCTCAAGGCGTGGATGATCCACAACAACGCGGTCATCATGGCCGTCCTCCTGCTCGTCCTGGGCGCCAAGATGCTCGGCGACGGGATCTCCGCGCTCTGACCCCGAAGGAGCACGACGTGCTCCCGCTCGACGACCTCGCGCCGACCGGTCCCGTGACGGCGAGCGGCTACTCGATGCCCTCGGCGCGCCTCTCGTCGACCGTGCGCTCGGCCTCGAGGGCGGCCTCGCGGTTCTTGCGGCGCCGCCGCGCGGTGCCGCCGTCGCCGTCCCGGTCCCGCCCTCTGCCGTGCGGACGGTGCCCCTCGGAGCCGGGGTCGTGCAGCATGTGCGACTCGATGAGCTCGTGCCGCTGGAGGTACGTGTTCGCGACCGCCTGGATCGTCGCGGCGATCGGCAGCGCGAGGAACGCGCCCAGCGCGCCGAACACCGCGCCGAACGCGAGCACGACGACGAAGCTCACCGCCGGGTTCATCTCCAGCGCGCGGGCGGAGACCTTGGGGGAGAAGTACAGGTTCTCGAGCTGCTGGTACCCGATGATGAACGCGAGCACCCCGAGCGCCTGGGGAAGGCCCTGCGACGTGAGCGCGACCGCGACCGGCAGCGCGCCGCCGATGTACGTGCCGATCGTGGGGACGAACTGCGAGACGACGCCGGTGAACACCGCGAGGGGGAGCGCGTAGGGCGTCTGGACGATCACCAGGAAGACGAAGGTGAAGACGCTCGACAGCGCGGCGAGGACGATGCGCGAGTTGATGAAGTCGGAGACCTTGACCTGCGTGATCTCCCAGAGCCGCAGGACCTCCTCCTGGCGGTTCGGCGTGAGCCAGCGGCACACCGCGGCGCGGAACTTGGGCCCCGCCGCGAGCAGGTAGTAGGTGACGAGCATGATCGTCAGGGACGCGAAGATGCCCCCGACGATCGTGGTGGTGACGACGAGGGCGCCGGACGCGACGTCGTCGCCGAAGTCGTTGATGACCTGCCGGATGAGGTCGTCCGAGTCGGGGATGACCACGTCGAAGCGGTCCGCGACGAAGTCCTGGACGCTCGCGTACAGGGTGGGGAGCGACTGGACGAGCTGGACGAGCTGCTGGATGAACAGGTTCCCGAAGAGCGCGAGGACCACGAGGATCGTCAGGAGCGAGCCGATCAGGGCCACCGCCGCCGCCGCACCCCGCCGCCAGCCGTGGCGAACGAGCCACACGACGATGGGCTCCAGGGCGAGCGCGACGAAGAACGCGATGAGGATGTTGACCCCGAGCGACTTGAGCTGGCCCATCGCGTACCACGCGAAGACCCCCACGAAGACCGCGACGACGGCCATGGCGAGCGCGCGCGGGACCCAGCGCGGAGGCCTTCGGGAGTCGTGCTGGACAGGGAGTGCGCCCGCGTCCGACACGTCCGACCTGGGGTCCTCGGCAGGGGTCGGCGTCGTCATGCCCCGAACCTAGCGGCGTCTCCGGCGGCGGACCCGCCGGGCGCGCCGCACCTTCCGGATGCCGAACCTCACGACCGGTGCCACGATCGACGCGCACGCTCGTCCGCTCGTCTCGCTCCGGCCGTGGTCGGTACCCCAGGAGGACTCGCATGGCACGCTCGTCGCAGGTCTCGGCATGGGTCGGCTGGGTCTGGTTCGCGGGGATCGTCCTCGTGACGATCGGCTTCTTCAACGCGATCAGCGGGCTGGTCGCCGTCTTCTCCCCGAACAGCCTCGTCGGTGTCACCGACGCGGGCATCGTCGTCCTCGACGTCTCGACGTGGGGCTGGATCCACCTCGTCATCGGCGTGCTGCTGATCCTCACCGGCTTCGCCCTGCTCTCGGGCAAGGGCTGGGCGCGCATGGTCGCCATCGTCCTGGTCGTCCTCAACGCGATCGCCCAGTTCACGACGCTCCAGGTGACCCCGTGGTGGTCGCTGATCACCATCGTGCTCGACGTGTTCGTCCTGTGGGCGCTCGTGGTCCATGGCGACGAGGCCGAGCGCGCCGCGCGCTGACCGACCCGCCCTGGGGCGCCGGGTCCCCGGAGCCCGCGTCCGCACGGCAG
Protein-coding sequences here:
- a CDS encoding AI-2E family transporter, whose translation is MTTPTPAEDPRSDVSDAGALPVQHDSRRPPRWVPRALAMAVVAVFVGVFAWYAMGQLKSLGVNILIAFFVALALEPIVVWLVRHGWRRGAAAAVALIGSLLTILVVLALFGNLFIQQLVQLVQSLPTLYASVQDFVADRFDVVIPDSDDLIRQVINDFGDDVASGALVVTTTIVGGIFASLTIMLVTYYLLAAGPKFRAAVCRWLTPNRQEEVLRLWEITQVKVSDFINSRIVLAALSSVFTFVFLVIVQTPYALPLAVFTGVVSQFVPTIGTYIGGALPVAVALTSQGLPQALGVLAFIIGYQQLENLYFSPKVSARALEMNPAVSFVVVLAFGAVFGALGAFLALPIAATIQAVANTYLQRHELIESHMLHDPGSEGHRPHGRGRDRDGDGGTARRRRKNREAALEAERTVDERRAEGIE
- a CDS encoding GAP family protein, with protein sequence MGAAIGQSLPVAVGVLISPLPIVAVVLMLVSGRAKANAFAFLAGWFVAVGAVTLLVATLAGAATPDDEGPPLWAAILKIVLGVLLLLLAVKQWRGRPRAGVEPPAPKWMSAIDAFTPVKAAGLAVLLGAVNPKNLLLVVSGGAAIASAAPADTNAQVVASVVFALVASLGVATPVFIYLFMGSRAATMLDDLKAWMIHNNAVIMAVLLLVLGAKMLGDGISAL
- a CDS encoding DUF7144 family membrane protein, producing the protein MARSSQVSAWVGWVWFAGIVLVTIGFFNAISGLVAVFSPNSLVGVTDAGIVVLDVSTWGWIHLVIGVLLILTGFALLSGKGWARMVAIVLVVLNAIAQFTTLQVTPWWSLITIVLDVFVLWALVVHGDEAERAAR
- a CDS encoding DUF1269 domain-containing protein, producing MATLTVWKFDTPEGAQRAEDALLALQKQELIQVQDAAIVSWEEGKKKPKTRQGNSTTAVGALGGTFWGLLFGLLFFVPLLGAAIGAASGAIAGALTDVGIDDDFIDSVRSKVTPGTSALFVLTSGAVIDRVHEALQAEGVHGELIQTNLSADEEAKLRAAFDENA
- a CDS encoding GAP family protein, which encodes MGALVLDLLPLGLGIVVSPLAIMALVAVLLSRRAEANGVLFLVGWVVGLALVLALSFLVLRALEVHERHAPPLWVPAVRLVLGAVLLWATVLVYRRGTARKRQMAAAATPSSTRHGSRTRRRTTAGPPSC
- a CDS encoding phage holin family protein yields the protein MIRFLLSFAINVVLAAVGLLVASSLFDGVTVHASGFVVAVLIFAVAQAILAPFVFNVARKYASAILGGIGLVSTFLALWVATLIGDGLEISGASTWIGVTVVVWVIGALGGWFLGWLVLTRWWDRRQEQKRIREATAKG
- a CDS encoding ion channel protein, translated to MSDAPATALTTRRLLRSVVPALVVGVVSALTLLALSELATWIQHLVWDRLPQAWGVATTRTWWTVLVLTLTGVLVGATVRWAPGHAGVDPATTELVSAPLPLRALPGLAVALVLGLAGGVSLGPENPIIAINVALAAWFLCRPRFGVPVTGAVALAMAGTIGAMFATPVAAALVLTESFAERGDRSGPLFDRLFAPLGAAGAGAVTMTAVGAPTFAVDLPDYTGPALGDVASMAVIAVVAALVTLLAVLAFTPVHTLFHRFRSPVLALGLGGLVLGLLGVLGGPLTLFKGLEEMKELADQADTLAWSAILLMAVVKLAALVVAAGAGFRGGRIFPAVFVGVALGLSAAALVPAVPPAIAVSAGVLGAVLVVARDGWLALFMAAVTVGDVHLLPVLCVAVVPLWLVVRSMPPLRVTVPAGRPEFAALGPVPTPAGPAER
- a CDS encoding PAS and ANTAR domain-containing protein — translated: MDDHAIEQALARGAHQQIGQYRLDLSTGVWWWSPETYRLHGFEPGDVVPTTALVLAHKHPDDRERVRQILDEARRTGAPFSSVHRIMDAHGAERFLVVVGQGRRDRETGAVAELVGYFVDVTRTVTTHAQERARHDIAAAAETRGTIEQAKGVVMLAYGVHPDEAFARLRRASNDRNVPLRELARLVVNEGALGGADGVERVAALLR